In Mixophyes fleayi isolate aMixFle1 chromosome 4, aMixFle1.hap1, whole genome shotgun sequence, the following proteins share a genomic window:
- the LOC142152615 gene encoding uncharacterized protein LOC142152615 → MTSENFSSKTARELTKAHRKKAKEKDTKRSPKKTTILSELTKTLVIPEDHINPSNDFTAAIELRKLQRKIRNIIDDWMEHYRLASGLDSLHIREMSDAPPKTSRKRKVQSAAVLPVTAPALGSQPVIETDAGGLTNKESFLLHGRFLSAPAHPHNMRWDTPLSSTSPRPSSLSSTLRKEHTAADPNLSKSVCGNVLSKSGIDVDLSAPLSSLEQDPEKLWHMSHYTCPIVLQKLLLGEEGSMCRCSNHQIPNVTDLVFDQLINSKTSSSEQIIVVCVVSSLDSEEQHNRDVLDQLYEKKNRYRSMPCMQSQLDSFRLLKYDITTCNMFTGHKDPLLIQRHNAAPGMILMYMCGKLVFANYIFNGYSRSIKDLQKQIVKTRSDYRTGYHLPNDFKFSYEGHLNDSSFSTAQRKDNTVLKQIAPSLLL, encoded by the exons ACGATTTTATCAGAGCTGACAAAGACACTTGTAATTCCTGAGGATCATATCAATCCTTCAAATGACTTCACTGCGGCTATTGAGCTAAGGAAGCTCCAGAGAAAAATTAGAAATATTATAGATGATTGGATGGAGCATTATCGATTAGCTTCGG GTCTTGACTCCTTACATATACGGGAGATGTCTGACGCACCTCCAAAAACATCGCGGAAAAGGAAAGTTCAGTCTGCCGCTGTACTCCCTGTTACAGCTCCTGCACTGGGGTCCCAGCCTGTCATCGAAACAGATGCAGGGGGCTTAACTAATAAAGAAAGCTTTCTTCTGCATGGACGCTTCTTATCAGCTCCTGCCCATCCTCATAATATGCGTTGGGATACACCACTGAGCTCTACTTCTCCTAG GCCTTCATCCCTTTCAAGCACCTTGAGAAAAGAGCACACTGCTGCTGATCCAAACTTAAGTAAAAGTGTATGTGGAAATGTGCTCAGTAAATCAGG GATAGATGTGGACCTGTCAGCTCCTCTATCTTCTCTTGAACAAGATCCTGAGAAGCTTTGGCACATGTCACATTACACCTGTCCTATAGTCTTACAGAAACTCCTGCTGGGTGAGGAAGGCAGTATGTGTAGGTGCAGTAATCACCAGATTCCCAATGTCACAGACCTGGTGTTCGACCAGCTGATAAACAGCAAGACATCGTCCTCAGAGCAGATCATTGTTGTGTGTGTTGTGTCATCTCTGGACTCTGAGGAACAGCACAACAGGGATGTGCTGGACCAATTGTATGAAAAAAAGAACCGATACAGAAGTATGCCATGCATGCAG AGCCAACTAGACTCCTTCCGCCTTTTGAAGTATGACATCACCACATGCAATATGTTCACAGGTCACAAAGATCCCTTGCTCATTCAACGGCACAATGCAGCTCCAGGAATGATCCTG ATGTACATGTGTGGGAAGCTGGTGTTTGCAAACTACATTTTTAATGGATATAGCAGATCAATAAAAGACCTTCAAAAACAAATTGTGAAAACTAGGAGTGACTATCGAACAGGATACCATTTACCAAATGATTTTAAATTTAG CTATGAAGGACATCTGAACGATTCATCTTTCAGCACAGCTCAAAGAAAAGATAACACCGTTCTTAAACAAATCGCTCCAAG TTTGCTCCTTTAA